One region of Bombus affinis isolate iyBomAffi1 chromosome 3, iyBomAffi1.2, whole genome shotgun sequence genomic DNA includes:
- the LOC126914090 gene encoding tetra-peptide repeat homeobox protein 1-like, protein MCTLVAVFLVAVLSVATAAPSAILAPGAALAGPLLGPAALSGPIVGPAALAGPATGPARLSGAVDGGAVVTGAVAGPSLVSGSVAGAAAPWPAVAAHWGAPWGTVLAGPAAHPAALAGPITAPALIAGPSGSIAAGPAGVGSILRADGHW, encoded by the exons ATGTGCACCCTCGTAGCGGTCTTCCTCGTCGCTGTTCTTTCGGTAGCGACTGCGGCTCCTTCGGCGATTTTGGCACCTGGAGCAGCTCTGGCTGGTCCTCTCCTAGGCCCTGCTGCCCTCAGTGGACCGATCGTGGGACCCGCTGCCCTTGCAGGACCAGCTACCGGACCTGCTCGCCTCTCAGGAGCTGTGGATGGTGGCGCCGTAGTGACTGGAGCAGTTGCTGGTCCCTCTCTAGTTTCCGGTAGCGTTGCTGGTGCAGCTGCACCCTGGCCAGCTGTAGCCGCTCATTGGGGTGCACCATGGG GAACCGTCTTGGCCGGACCTGCAGCACATCCTGCAGCCCTTGCCGGTCCCATCACCGCTCCAGCACTTATTGCAGGACCATCCGGTAGCATAGCAGCTGGACCAGCTGGAGTTGGAAGCATCCTTCGTGCTGATGGCCACTGGTAA